The Mycobacteriales bacterium genome segment GGGCGAACACGGCATCCGGGTGAACGCCGTCGAGCCGGGATGGGTGATGACGAACATGAGCGCGCCGATGATGGACGACCCGGCCGCGGTGAAGTACTACACGGACCGGATCGCGATCCACCGGGCCGCCCAGCCCGAGGAACTCGCGGGCGCGATCGCGTTCACGCTGTCCGCCGACGCCAGTTACCTGACCTGCGCGACCATGCTCGTGGACGGTGGCTTCATCGTGAACGCCGAGCTGTAGCAAGGAGGTACCTGATGCAGGATTGCCTGGATTCCGCGCCGATCCTGGCGGTGGCCCGGGAGCGGGTCAGGCAGCAGTATGGCGCCGCCATCGGCCGTCCGCCGGCGGAGCTGATCACTCCCGCCCTGGTGCTCGACATCGACGCCGCGCAGCGCAACATCGACCACATGGCGGGCGAACTGCGGCGGATGGGCCCGGTCACCATCCGGCCGCACTACAAGACACACAAGAGCCCGGATCTCGCGTGGCGCCAGGTCCAGGCGGGCGCGGGCGGGCTGTCGATGGCGACGGTGTGGGAGGCGGTCGTTCTCGCCGACGCCGGCCTGGACGACCTGTTCGTGGTCAACACCGTGTCACACCCGGCCAAGATCCGGGTACTCGCCGGGCTCGCCCGGGACCACCGGATCCTCGTCGCGGTGGATGAGGCGCCGAACGCCGCCGCCCTGTCAGCGGCGGCCACGGCGGCCGGATCCACACTCGGGATCATGATCGAGGTCGACACCGGGATGGACCGGTGCGGGACCGACGACGCGCAGCAGGCCCTGGCGCTCGCCCGGCGGGTGAGCGCGCTCCCAGGACTGCACCTCGAAGGAGTCACCGGCTACGAGGGACATTGCTCGCTCACGATCGACGATGATCTGCGCCACGAGAAGCAGCGCGCCGCCATGACGCTGTTCACCGGCGTCGCTGACACCCTGGGGGCGCACGGCTTCGGCTGCCCGATCCGGTCGGCGGGCGGGATCGCGACCTGGCGCTGGACCGCGGGGTTCCCCGGGCTCACCGAGATCCAGGCCGGAAGCTACGTGGTCATGGACAACTACCACGGCCAGATGGCGCCCGGCTTCGAGCATTCCCTGACGATCCAGGCGAGCGTCATCAGCCGGCAGAGCGGCAAGGTGATCGTGGATGCCGGCAACAAGTCGGTCTACGGCCCGGCTGACGTGACGGTCGTGGGCCACGACGAGCTCAGGTTCTTCCGGTTCGACGAGGAGCACGGCATCTTCTCCGCGCCGGACGGCACAACGCTGGCGGTCGGTGACCCGGTAGCACTGGTGCCCGGGTACTCACCGTCCACCGTGAACTGCTATGACGCCTTCCACGTCGTCCGGGACGGGGCCGTCACCGATATCTGGCCCGTCATTCCCCGAGGTCCCGGGCATCACGGGCTCGCTGGCCTGCCCGGGGAGGCATACTGAGGCACAGGTGAGCGAACGCTCAGGCGCTTGACGAATGCGCACAGCTGCGGAAATCATCGATGCGAGCCCCGGGAGGCCGAATGCCAGCGCAGCCTGAACCTGCCGCGCAGGTCCCGCCTGGGCAGGTCCCGCCTGGGCAGGTCCCGCCCGATCCCGGGCTGAGCGGCGCGGCGGTCATCGTGACCGGCGCCGGCAGCGGCATCGGGGCGGCCACCGCGGCCGCGCTCGGGGACGCCGGCGCGTCCGTGGTCCTGGTCGGGCGCCGCCCGGAGCCCCTGGAGGAGGTCGCGGCGAAGGTGCGTGCCGGCGGCGGGCAGGCCCTGTGCGTGCCGGCCGACCTGGCCGACAGCGCCAGCCCGCAGCACATCGTGGCGGCCTGCGTTGACGCCTACGGCCGGGTCGACGGGCTGGTCAACAATGCCGCGGTGGTGCGCCACAAGCCGCTCGGCGAATGGGACACCGACGGGTTCGACGAGCACATCGCCACCAACATCCGGGCACCGTTCTTCCTGATCCAGGCAGCACTGCCGGCCCTGCGCGAGTCCGGCGTGCGGGCCGTGGTGAACATCAGCTCGTCCTCGGGCACCCTGCACCGCGTGGGGCAGTCGGTGTACGGGATGACAAAGTCGGCACTGGACTACCTGACCCGTACCCTGGCTGGCGAGCTGGCACCGCTCGGGATCCGGGTCAACTGCATCGCGCCCGGGCCCATCGACACCCCCATCCACGCGACCTGGGCGGACGACCTGGAGGAGGCCTACCGCTGGCTGGGCAGCCAGGTCCCGCTCGGCCGGATCGGCCGCCCGGAGGAAGTCGCGCAATGGATCGTGCTGCTGCTGAGCCCGGTTGCGTCCTTCCTGACTGGTGCCGTCATCCCGCTGGACGGCGGCCAGGTGATAGATCGAGAGTAGAAGTGCCGGCCTCCCAGTGGCCGGCGGGTGCCGGAGTGTGATGGAGGTGACCGTGGCCGAAGGCGTGGACGTGGGCAGGTCTACAGCGGAGGAGCTGCTGCTCCGGGTCGCCTGGTTCTATTACAAGGACGAGCTGACCCAGGATGAGATCGCGCGGCGGCTGTCGGTGTCGCGGGCGTCCGTAGGCCGCATGCTGGACCGGGCGCGCAAGGTCGGCCTGGTCTCGATCAACCTGAACGCGGACCATCTCGACGCGTTCGAGGTCAGCAGCCGGCTCCGGCGGGCGTTCGGCCTGACCGAGGCGCTGGTCGTGCCGGACCACGAGAAGGAACCCGCCGACCGCCACGTGCTGAACTCCCGGCTCGGGCTCGGCGGAGCGCAGTTCATGAGCACCCACCTGCGGCCGGGCGGCTCGCTGGGGGTCGGCTGGGGCGACACGGTCTCCCGCGTCATCACCTCGGTCAACTTCGGCGCCGTCGGCCCGGTCCACATGGTGACCCTCACCGGCGGCGTGGACGGTTACCTGCAGACCATCCTGTCCTCCAAGGGCGACGGCGGCCCGGAGCCCGAGGCGACGACCGCGACGATCATCCCGGCGCCGATCGTGGCCTCCACGCCACGGCTGGCCGCCGCGCTCAAGGCCGAGCCCGCGATCCAGCAGGTGCTGCGGCAGGCGTGCGGCGTGGAGCAGGCGATCGTCGGCGTGGGCACGCCGGCAACTGACGCGACGATCGTCGAGATGGGATACCTGGGGCCCGAGGACGTCTTGCGCCTGCGCGACCTGGGGGTCGTGGGTGACATCCTCGGCCAGTTCTTCGACGCCGACGGCACCGTGGTCAGCCTGCCCATCCACGACCGCAGGATCGGGATCGAGCTGTCCGACCTGGCGTCGATCCCCAAGGTCGTCGGTGTGGCCGGGGGCCTGCACAAGACCGAGGCCATCCTCGGCGCCCTGCGCGGGGGGTTCCTCGACGTGCTGGTCACCAACGAGCTCGTGGCGCTGCGCCTGCTGGAGCTGGAACACGCCTGAGCCCGGCATCCGGTATCGGGCGAAATTCCCGGTCAGGCCTTGCCACCAGCTCCGATCCGGGCTGATACTTCTTCCACGCGAGCAGATGCGCAATAGGTGAGCGAATGCTCCGAGTGGAGGGAGGCACCGTTGCTGGCGACCGTGCCCCGACTCAGCGCCGGAGTGATCACCGCGGACCTGACCAGGCTGGGCGCGGAACTGGAGATCCTGCGCGGCAAGGCGGCCTGGGCCCATGTCGATGTGATGGATGGCGTGTTCTGCCCGCAGCTGACGGTCGGCCCGGCCTTCGTCGCTGCGGCCGCCTCAACGGGCGTCCCGGTGGACGCGCACCTGATGGTGGACGAGCCACGCAGGCTGCTGCCCGACATCGCCGCCGCCGGTGCCTCCATCATCACCGTGCATGCCGAGGCCACCCGCCATCTGCACCGCACCATGCAGGAGATGACCGACATCGCAGGTGAGCCCCGGTCCTTCCTGCGCGGCGTCGCGATCAATCCGGGCACGCCCGTGCAGGCGGTCGAGCCGGTGCTCGAACTCGCCGATCTCGTGCTGGTGCTGGCCGTCAACCCTGGCTGGCCGGGCCAGGTCCCCGCGGCCAACACGCGCCGCCGGGTCGATGCCGTCCGCGAACTGGCCGCGCGCTGCCAGGCCGACGTCCTGGTCGGTGTGGACGGCGGGGTCACGCTCGGCAACGCCGCGCAGATCGCCGGCTGGCGGCCGGACGTCATCGTGAGCGGCAGCGCGATCTTCGACCGTCACAGCCCAGCGCGCAACCTCGACCTGCTGATGCAGGCGCTGCTCAGCTCCGCGCCCACCGCGGGCCCGATCCAGGAGGTAGCACATGGCAAGCAGTAACGGCGGGCGGATCGTGCCGCCACCGGTGCCCATGACGATCACCCAGATCGCGGTCGTCGTCGCCGACATCGAGGCCGCCCTGCGCTCCTACACCGAGAACCTCGGCTGGGGCCCGTGGAGCGTGTTCGACTACAAGCCGCCGCTGCTGCACGACACGGTCGTGCGCGGCCAGCCGGTGGACTTCCGCATGATCGGCGCCGAGACCTCGGTCGATGGGCTCGGGTTCGAGCTCATCCAGCCGGTGAGCGGCCCGAGCATCTATCAGGAGTTCCTCGACACCCACGGCGAAGGCGTCCAGCACATCGCCTGCATGAAGCACTCGGTGCAGGACAGCCAGGCGCTGAAGGATCACTGGCGCGAGCGTGGTGCGGAGATCTTGATGGGCGGCCGGATCGGGGAGTCCATCGAGTTCTACTACCTGGACACCTCGCCAATGCTGAAGTTCGTCCTCGAGTCCGGCAGCGGGCACGCCATCGACCTAGAGCCCACGTACATCTTCCCGTGAGCCGTCCAGCCCCGGTCCGCGTCCTGGTGATCGGCGACCCCTACATGCCCGCATCCGTCTACGCCGGGCCCCTGGCCGGCCTGGGCGACGAGGTGACGGTCTCCTCGCTCCAGCTTGAGGAGCTCACGGGCGCGCCGCCGCGCACCGAGTCGGAGTACCGGCTGCGGGAGTACATGGGCGATCCGGCTGAGATCGCGCTGGCTGTGGCGGGACACGATGTCCTCGTCGTGCACGGCGCGGCGGTCAGCGCGGAGGTGCTCGACGCCGCCCCGCTGCGGCTGGTGTGCTGCGCCCGCGGCGGGCCGGTGAACGTGGACGTGGCCGCGGCGACCGACCGGGGCATACCGGTGGTGAACACGCCGGGGAAGAACGCGGAAGCCGTCGCGGAACTCACGATCACCTTCGCCCTGCTGCTGATCCGGGGAGTACCGCGGGCCAGCCGTCACCTGCTCGACGGGGGTGGCTTTGCGGAGTCGGTGTTCGAGGGGCGGGAGTTCTTCGGCCGCGAGGCTGCCAGCGTCACCATGGGGCTGGTCGGCCTCGGCCATGTCGGCCGGGAGGTAGCGGTGCGGGCGCGCGCGCTCGGCTTCCAGCTTGTCGCCCATGACCCGCAGATCGAGGCGCCGGCCGCCCACGGCGTCGACATGGTGCCGCTGGATGAGCTGCTGGCGCGATCGGAGATCGTGTCGCTGCACGCACGCGCCACGCCGCAGAACCAGCACCTGTTCTCCGCTGCCCGGTTCGCGCAGATGCGTCCCGGCGCCTATTTCATCAACACGGCGCGGGAGTCACTCGTGGACGAGTCGGCGCTGCGTGACGCGCTGACACGGGGCGTTCTCGGGGGCGCCGCACTGGACGTGCTGGAGCGGCCACCCGCCGGGTCCAGCCATCCCCTGCTGAGCGCGCCCAACGTCCTGGTCACCCCCCACATCGGTGGTGCCACCACCGAGACGCTGGCCAGGGGGGCGCGGCGCGCGGTGGCTGCGGTGGCCGCCCTGCTGGCCGGGCGCGAGCTCGCCGACGTCGTGAACCCACAGGTCCTGCACGCGGGAAGCGCAGCGACATGACCGGCCGTTACCTGCTGGCCATCGACGCGGGCACCGGCAGCTGCCGGGCCGTGCTGTTCACCGACGCCGGGGAGCAGGTCGCGGCATGCATGCGGGAGTGGGCGCACCACGAGCCGCCGGACGCACCCGGTGGCCAGGACTTCGACACCGAAGCCGGCTGGAACGCCATCGCCGCCTGCGTGCGGGGCGCGCTGGGGGAGGCTGGCGTGGGCGGGAAGGACGTCGCGGCGGTCGCGGCCACCAGCATGCGCGAGGGTGTGGTCATCTATGACCGGGCCGGCCGCGAGATCTGGGCCTGCCCGAACGTCGACAGCAGGTCCGCCGCCGAGGCGGGCGACCTGATCCGTGAGGGTGCCGCCGAGAAGATCTACGCTGAGGCCGGCGACTGGGTGTCCATCACCACCCCGGCGCGGCTGCGCTGGCTCGCCAGGCACCAGCCGGGCATTCTCGACGCGGCTGGCAGCCTGGGCATGCTCAGCGACTGGATCGTCTACCGGCTGTCGGGAGTCCAGGTCACCGAGCCGTCCTGCGGCTCGAGCTCGGGCATGTTCACGCTCGCGCAGCGAGGCTGGTCGCCGTCCATCCCGGCGCTGTGCGGACTGTCACCAGACGTGCTGCCTCCTGTCGTCGACCCCGGCACCGTGGTTGGCCAGGTGACCGCCGCGGCGGCCGACCAGACCGGGCTGCGCGTGGGCACGCCCGTGGTGGCCGGCGGTGCCGACACCCAGCTCGGGCTGCTCGGCGCCGGTGCGCAACGTGGTGAGTACACCGTCGTGGCCGGCACCTTCTGGCAGAACACCGTCCTGCTGCCCGAGCCGCTCATCGACCCCCAGATGCGGCTGCGCACGCTGTGCCATGTCACCCCCGGTGAGTGGATGCTGGAAGGGATCGGCTTCTACTGCGGCATGAGCATGAGGTGGTTCCGGGACGCGTTCTGTGACGCGGAGGTCGCACTCGCCCGCAGCCGGGGCATCGACCCGTACGTGGTCATGGAGGAGGCGGCCGCCCGGATCCCGCCCGGGTCCGGCGGAGTCGTGGCGATCATGTCCAACCTGATGAACGCCCGCCGCTGGGTACACGCCAGCCCGGCATTCGCCGGTTTCGGCCTCGGCGACCCGGCGGCCAGCGGCCGCGGAGCGTGCGTGCGGGCCATCGAGGAGGCAGCCGCCTATGTGGCCCGGGGGCACCGGGACATCATCAGCGAGCTGACCGGCCTGCGGTTCGGCGAACTCGTGTTCACCGGCGGCGCGGCCAAGGGGCGGCTCTGGCCGCAGATCATGGCGGACGTGCTCGCCGTGCCGGTGCACGTCCCCGTCGTCACCGAGAGCAGCGCGCTCGGGGCGGCGCTGTGCGCGGGTGCCGGCGCGGGGATCTACCCCGACCTGGCGGACCTGCGGCCGCGCCTGCGCCG includes the following:
- a CDS encoding VOC family protein, which encodes MASSNGGRIVPPPVPMTITQIAVVVADIEAALRSYTENLGWGPWSVFDYKPPLLHDTVVRGQPVDFRMIGAETSVDGLGFELIQPVSGPSIYQEFLDTHGEGVQHIACMKHSVQDSQALKDHWRERGAEILMGGRIGESIEFYYLDTSPMLKFVLESGSGHAIDLEPTYIFP
- a CDS encoding ribulose-phosphate 3-epimerase produces the protein MITADLTRLGAELEILRGKAAWAHVDVMDGVFCPQLTVGPAFVAAAASTGVPVDAHLMVDEPRRLLPDIAAAGASIITVHAEATRHLHRTMQEMTDIAGEPRSFLRGVAINPGTPVQAVEPVLELADLVLVLAVNPGWPGQVPAANTRRRVDAVRELAARCQADVLVGVDGGVTLGNAAQIAGWRPDVIVSGSAIFDRHSPARNLDLLMQALLSSAPTAGPIQEVAHGKQ
- a CDS encoding SDR family oxidoreductase, giving the protein MPAQPEPAAQVPPGQVPPGQVPPDPGLSGAAVIVTGAGSGIGAATAAALGDAGASVVLVGRRPEPLEEVAAKVRAGGGQALCVPADLADSASPQHIVAACVDAYGRVDGLVNNAAVVRHKPLGEWDTDGFDEHIATNIRAPFFLIQAALPALRESGVRAVVNISSSSGTLHRVGQSVYGMTKSALDYLTRTLAGELAPLGIRVNCIAPGPIDTPIHATWADDLEEAYRWLGSQVPLGRIGRPEEVAQWIVLLLSPVASFLTGAVIPLDGGQVIDRE
- the lsrK gene encoding autoinducer-2 kinase; amino-acid sequence: MTGRYLLAIDAGTGSCRAVLFTDAGEQVAACMREWAHHEPPDAPGGQDFDTEAGWNAIAACVRGALGEAGVGGKDVAAVAATSMREGVVIYDRAGREIWACPNVDSRSAAEAGDLIREGAAEKIYAEAGDWVSITTPARLRWLARHQPGILDAAGSLGMLSDWIVYRLSGVQVTEPSCGSSSGMFTLAQRGWSPSIPALCGLSPDVLPPVVDPGTVVGQVTAAAADQTGLRVGTPVVAGGADTQLGLLGAGAQRGEYTVVAGTFWQNTVLLPEPLIDPQMRLRTLCHVTPGEWMLEGIGFYCGMSMRWFRDAFCDAEVALARSRGIDPYVVMEEAAARIPPGSGGVVAIMSNLMNARRWVHASPAFAGFGLGDPAASGRGACVRAIEEAAAYVARGHRDIISELTGLRFGELVFTGGAAKGRLWPQIMADVLAVPVHVPVVTESSALGAALCAGAGAGIYPDLADLRPRLRRRGATFEPDPAAVATYDERYTAWRDTYQRMLDISEAGLLNPLWRAAGS
- a CDS encoding SDR family oxidoreductase; the protein is GEHGIRVNAVEPGWVMTNMSAPMMDDPAAVKYYTDRIAIHRAAQPEELAGAIAFTLSADASYLTCATMLVDGGFIVNAEL
- a CDS encoding alanine racemase, which produces MQDCLDSAPILAVARERVRQQYGAAIGRPPAELITPALVLDIDAAQRNIDHMAGELRRMGPVTIRPHYKTHKSPDLAWRQVQAGAGGLSMATVWEAVVLADAGLDDLFVVNTVSHPAKIRVLAGLARDHRILVAVDEAPNAAALSAAATAAGSTLGIMIEVDTGMDRCGTDDAQQALALARRVSALPGLHLEGVTGYEGHCSLTIDDDLRHEKQRAAMTLFTGVADTLGAHGFGCPIRSAGGIATWRWTAGFPGLTEIQAGSYVVMDNYHGQMAPGFEHSLTIQASVISRQSGKVIVDAGNKSVYGPADVTVVGHDELRFFRFDEEHGIFSAPDGTTLAVGDPVALVPGYSPSTVNCYDAFHVVRDGAVTDIWPVIPRGPGHHGLAGLPGEAY
- a CDS encoding NAD(P)-dependent oxidoreductase; its protein translation is MSRPAPVRVLVIGDPYMPASVYAGPLAGLGDEVTVSSLQLEELTGAPPRTESEYRLREYMGDPAEIALAVAGHDVLVVHGAAVSAEVLDAAPLRLVCCARGGPVNVDVAAATDRGIPVVNTPGKNAEAVAELTITFALLLIRGVPRASRHLLDGGGFAESVFEGREFFGREAASVTMGLVGLGHVGREVAVRARALGFQLVAHDPQIEAPAAHGVDMVPLDELLARSEIVSLHARATPQNQHLFSAARFAQMRPGAYFINTARESLVDESALRDALTRGVLGGAALDVLERPPAGSSHPLLSAPNVLVTPHIGGATTETLARGARRAVAAVAALLAGRELADVVNPQVLHAGSAAT
- a CDS encoding sugar-binding transcriptional regulator, whose amino-acid sequence is MEVTVAEGVDVGRSTAEELLLRVAWFYYKDELTQDEIARRLSVSRASVGRMLDRARKVGLVSINLNADHLDAFEVSSRLRRAFGLTEALVVPDHEKEPADRHVLNSRLGLGGAQFMSTHLRPGGSLGVGWGDTVSRVITSVNFGAVGPVHMVTLTGGVDGYLQTILSSKGDGGPEPEATTATIIPAPIVASTPRLAAALKAEPAIQQVLRQACGVEQAIVGVGTPATDATIVEMGYLGPEDVLRLRDLGVVGDILGQFFDADGTVVSLPIHDRRIGIELSDLASIPKVVGVAGGLHKTEAILGALRGGFLDVLVTNELVALRLLELEHA